CCCTGCCCTCTGGCTCTCCTCGACGGTCGGCCCTGAAGTTGCGGCCAAATGCTATACTTACGTTGTTCAAGGGGGGCCGGAAAACTTCGCCCGGATGCTCCGTTATCTCGCTGCAGAGGTTCTTGGTGAAGAGGTTTCTTACGAAGAGCCGCTCACTTACCCCTGGGAAGGAATCTACCATCCTGATGCCCCCCATTGCTTCAGCAATGTGGAAGAGTACCTTGCCTGGTACAGGTTAAAAGACGCCCCTGCTGTCGGCATCCTCTTTTCCCGGAGCCACTGGGTGAACGCCAACCTCGCCGTGGAAGACCTTCTCATCCGCCTCTTTGAGGAAAAGGGGTACAACGTGATCCCCGTTTTCTGCTACTCTTTAAAGGACGCGGAGCTGGGAACCAGGGGATCTGGGGAGGTGGTCCGGGATTGTTTCTTCGACCGGGAGGGGAAGCCGCGCATTAAAGCCCTGGTCAAGCTCATCTCGTTCTTTCTCGAAGCCAGGACGAGATCCGACGACTTCCTGCAGGAGGGCGTGGCTGCAGCAGGAGTCGGCCTCCTGCAGCAGCTGGGCGTCCCGGTTTTCCAGCCCGTTGCCTCTTTTTACCGGACTGTGGAGGAGTGGGCCGGAGACCCCCAGGGCCTGAACCAGGATATCGCCTGGTGCATTGCTCTTCCTGAGTTCGAAGGGGTGATCGAGCCGCCTTCATCGCCGGGGCGAGGCGCGAAGGGGAGCTGGAGTTCCGGGAGCCCGTGCCGGAGCGCTGTCGGCGGCTGGTGGAGCGGGTGGCCAACTGGATCCGCCTGGCGGAAAAGCCGGTCCAGGAGCGAAAGGTGGCCTTTGTCCTGCACAACAACCCCTGCGCTTCGGTGGAGGCCACGGTCGGAAGCGGGGCCAACCTCGACACCCTGGAGAGCGTTGCGAGGATCCTGCAGCGGATGCGGGAGGCGGGCTACGCGGTGGAAGCCCCTGCCGATGGCAAGGAACTCATTGAAACCATCATGAACCGCAAGGCCATTTCGGAGTTCCGCTGGACCACTACAGATGAAATCATCAGCAAAGGGGGGGCGTTGAAGCTCATGCCCGTGGAGGAGTACAGGGAGTGGTTTGACACTCTCTCCTCCCGGGTGCGGGAGCGCCTCATTGAGGCCTGGGGCGCCCCTCCGGGGGAAGCGAAAAACGGCGTTCCGGCGGCGATGGTGCACGATGGCAAGATCGTGGTTACCGGAGTCCGGTATGGAAACGCGGTTGTCTGCGTGCAACCGAAGCGGGGCTGCGCCGGGGCGCGCTGCGACGGCCAGGTCTGCAAGATCCTGCACGACCCGGACATCCCCCCGCCCCACCAGTACCTGGCCACCTACCGCTACCTGGAGCGGGACTTTGGGGTAGATGTTATAGTGCACGTGGGCACCCACGGCAACCTCGAGTTTCTGCCCGGCAAAGGCACGGGCCTCTCCGGCGACTGTTATCCGGATTTGGCCATCGGCGCCATGCCGCACCTCTACATCTACAACGCCGACAATCCGCCCGAGGGAACCATCGCCAAGAGAAGGAGCTACGCCACCCTGGTAGACCACATGCAGACGGTGCTCACCCAGGGGGGTCTCTACGACGAGCTGGCGGAGCTTGAGCGCTGCCTCGAGGAGTACGAGAAGGCCAGGGTAGCCGATCCGGCGCGGGCCCACACCTTAGAGCACCTCATTGTCGAGGAGATTAAGAAAACCAACCTGGATAAGCAGATTCCCGTGGATGGGGGGCACGAGGAATTTGCCTCCATTGCCGAAAAGGCGCACGCCGTGCTTTCCACCATCCGGAACACCCAGGTCCAGGACGGCCAGCACATCTTCGGCGAGCTGCCTCAAGGCGAACGAAGGATTGCATTTATCAACTCTATTCTGCGTTTCGATGCCGGCCAGGAAACATCTTTGCGCCGCGCCGTTGCTGCTTTAATGGATCTCGAGCTGTCCGAGCTTTTAGCCGATCAGGGAAAAATTTCTCTCCGTTTTGGGAAATCTTATGGCGCCCTGCTGGAGGAAATCGATCAGGCATCTCGAGCCTTTATCGGGCACTTCTTAAAAGGCAAAGAGGTAGGCCCGGATTTGGCCCAAGAAGTTTTGGGAGACAAATTTATCCGCCCCCAGGCGCTGCCTTCTCTTAATGCGGTTTTGCCCAGGGTGCTTGACCTCGATGCCCGCATTGAGGCATCCCGGGAAATAGAATCCCTTCTCTCGGGCTTTGCAGGCAGGTACATTCCTGCGGGACCCTCCGGCCTGATTACGCGGGGCCGGGACGACGTGCTGCCTACAGGGCGCAACTTTTACTCCCTTGACCCCCACCGGGTGCCCACCCGGGCGGCCTGGGAAGTCGGGAAGCGCCTGGCGGAAAAAATTCTGGAAAAGCACCTCAACGAAGAGGGCCGCTACCCGGAAAATATCGCCCTCTACTGGATGTGCAACGACATCATGTGGGCCGACGGGGAGGGCCTGGGGCAGATGTTTTACCTTCTGGGGGTAAGACCAAGATGGCTGCCCAACGGCCGCGTGGCAGGCATTGAAGTGATTCCGCTGGAAGAGCTGGGGCGGCCGCGCATCGACCTGACCGTAAGAGTCTCCGGGATCACGAGGGACAACTTCCCCAACTGCATCGAGCTTTTGGATGAGGCGATCAGCGCCGTTGCTGCCCTCGATGAACCCCCAGAGCAGAATTTTATCCGCAAGCACACCCTCGCCCAGCTGGACGGGAAGGCGGACGAAAATTCCTGGCGGGAGGCGACTTTGCGCATCTTTGCAGCGAAGCCCGGCACTTACCAGGCGGGCGTCAATTTAGCCGTTTACGCCTCGGCCTGGAAGGAAGAAAAAGACCTCGCAGACGTTTTCGTCTACTGGAACGGCTACGCCTACGGCAAAGGCGTCTTCGGAAAAGAGGCTTTCAAGCAGCTCCAGTCCAACCTTCGCACCGTTGACATTACCTACAACAAGGTCGTCACAGATGAGAGCGACCTCTTTGTATGCTGCTGCTACTTCGGCACCCATGGGGGGCTGACGGCAGCGGCCCGGGTGGCGTCAGGCAGGGACGTCAAGACTTACTACGGGGACACGAGGGAGCCGGAGCACGTGGAGGTGAGGACGCTCGCCGACGAGATCCGGCGGGTGGTGCGGACAAAACTTTTGAACCCCAAGTGGATCGAGGGTCAGAAGCGGCACGGCTACAAGGGGGCAGGCGACATTTCGAAAAGAGTGGGCCGGGTCTACGGCTGGGAGGCAACGACGAGAGAAGTTGATGACTGGATCTTCGACGACATCACCAGAACCTTTATCCTGGACGAAGAGAACCGCAAGTTCTTCGAGGAGCACAACCCCTGGGCGCTGGAAGAGATCGCCCGCCGGCTCCTGGAGGCCCACCAGCGCGGCCTGTGGAACGCCGACCCCGAGGTGCTGGAGGGGCTGAAGGAGTTCTACCTCGAGATCGAGGGCTGGATTGAAGAAAAAATGGGTGATGTTAAAGGGGACTTCCAGGGCGGCGCCATCGACATCCTCACCGCCGAGGAGGTGGCCGACTGGGGCGCCAAGATGCAGGAGATCAAAGCGAAACTCGGCAGCCCAAGCTGACCCCGAGGTTTGGTGCAGAAACAGGGAAGGTCTTGACTGGAGGCGTCTTGATTGGCGAGTCTGGCCCATGTTGGCTTAAAAGAAGACAGTTGTTTCACTTCTGCAGTGCTTCCGGAGAAGGCCCGGTCTGGGGAGGCACAATACGCCCTGGAGGTGCGCAATGTTGTAAAGCGCTACGGCAGGGTTGCAGCCGTCAACGGGGTGAGCTTCAGCGTGGCTTACGGGGAGATCTTCGGACTGCTTGGCCCCAACGGGGCAGGCAAAACGACCACCATCCGGATGCTGACAACCTTGACGCGGCCCACCTCGGGCGAGCTTTACGTGGCAGGCTACCAGGTGCGGAAAAATCCTGTTGAGGTTAAGAAGCAGATCGGGGTGGTGCCCCAGCAGAATAACCTGGAAAGGGAGTTGACGGGCCGGGAGAACCTCCTCCTCCACGCCCTCCTCCACAAGCTGCCGAAAAGCGTCCGGGAGCAGAGAATTGCCGAACTTCTCGCCTACGTGGGCTTGGACGGCTGGGCTGACGAGCGCGTCCAGAACTACTCGGGAGGGATGGCGCGGCGCCTGCTGATCGCCCGGGCGCTGGTGCATCAGCCCCCGATACTTTTTCTGGACGAACCCACCATCGGGCTCGATCCTCAGACGCGGAGGAGGATCTGGGATTTGATCCGCCTGCTGAACCGCGATTTGGGTGTCACCGTGCTCTTAACCACCCATTATATTGAGGAGGCAGAGAGCCTGTGCCACAGGGTGGGGATCATGGACCGCGGGAAGCTGATTGCCCTCGGGTCCCCAGGCGAGCTCAAGCAAAGCCTGGGCAGCTACTGCGTGGAGTTTTTAAACGAGCAGGGGACGGAGCGCCACTTCTTTGCAACCCGGCAGGAGGCGCGCGCCTTTGCCGGAACTCAGGATCGTGATGCTGTGGTCCGGCGGACCAACCTGGAAGATGTTTTCGTGGAGCTGACGGGACGTGAAGGAGGAGGGCTTACCTCTGGATAGAGCGAATCCTGCCCGAACCATCGCGGCGCGGGCAGCGCGGTGCCTGGATTGGCTGCCGATTGTGCTGGCGCTGGGGATTATCTGGCGGCGGCGCTGGTGGCGCTTTCTCATCGGGGGGTTGAACCGGCCGCTCATTTTCCTTGCCATCTTTGCCTGGAACCTGGGGAGTCCCGCGGCGCCTGCTGCCGGTAGTTATCTGGGCTTTCTCATACCCGGACTGGTGGTGATGGCGGCCGTATCGGCCAGCTACGCCGACCTCGTCAACTGGTTCACCTTGCGGAGAACCTATTACCGCATCCTGGACGAGTATTTGCTTGCACCGATTTCGAACGCTTCCCTCCTTGCAGGATATATTTTAGGGGCAGCAGGCAAAGGTTTTGCGACCGCTCTCGCGGTTTTTCTCGCGGCCCACCTCTTTGTTGAGGGGTTTCACATTGCGCCCTTGTTTTTCCTCCAGCTGTTCGTCGTCTGTCTCACCTTTGCCTGCCTCGCCGTTGCCGTGGCCATGGTTGCCGGAGGGGACAAAGACACGCTTCTCTTCACCAACTTAATCGTTTTCCCCATGACGTTTTTCTGCGGCACTTTCTTCCCCGTGGAAAGGCTGCCTGGTTTCCTGAAGCTCGGAAGCTGGTTTCTGCCCCTGACGGCGGCTACCTACAACCTGCGCGGCCTGGCTCTCACCGGAGCCAGCAACCTGAGCTGGCTGGGCCAGAGCCTGGGCTGGCTCGGAGCTTTTTACCTTCTTGCTTACTATTTATTCAAACTAAGGCGGGAGGACTGACCGTGATGCGGGTGCCCGCCTGGTATCCGATTATCTGGGAGGAACTGGTTTACTGGCGCAGCAAGTTCTGGCTTTACCTTGTTACCTACATGCTCTC
Above is a genomic segment from Bacillota bacterium containing:
- a CDS encoding ATP-binding cassette domain-containing protein gives rise to the protein MEVRNVVKRYGRVAAVNGVSFSVAYGEIFGLLGPNGAGKTTTIRMLTTLTRPTSGELYVAGYQVRKNPVEVKKQIGVVPQQNNLERELTGRENLLLHALLHKLPKSVREQRIAELLAYVGLDGWADERVQNYSGGMARRLLIARALVHQPPILFLDEPTIGLDPQTRRRIWDLIRLLNRDLGVTVLLTTHYIEEAESLCHRVGIMDRGKLIALGSPGELKQSLGSYCVEFLNEQGTERHFFATRQEARAFAGTQDRDAVVRRTNLEDVFVELTGREGGGLTSG
- a CDS encoding ABC transporter permease, with product MKEEGLPLDRANPARTIAARAARCLDWLPIVLALGIIWRRRWWRFLIGGLNRPLIFLAIFAWNLGSPAAPAAGSYLGFLIPGLVVMAAVSASYADLVNWFTLRRTYYRILDEYLLAPISNASLLAGYILGAAGKGFATALAVFLAAHLFVEGFHIAPLFFLQLFVVCLTFACLAVAVAMVAGGDKDTLLFTNLIVFPMTFFCGTFFPVERLPGFLKLGSWFLPLTAATYNLRGLALTGASNLSWLGQSLGWLGAFYLLAYYLFKLRRED